A stretch of the Bacillus sp. FJAT-18017 genome encodes the following:
- a CDS encoding DUF421 domain-containing protein, with protein sequence MEHLELLLRTIFLYLVILITFRLMGKREIGELSVLDLVVFIMLAEIASMAIENTADSIFHSLIPMLGLVGIQIVFAYVSLKSKWFRDLIDGRPTIIINKGNIDEKAMKKQRYNFDDLLVQLREKDIRNISDVEFAILETSGKLSVFKKEPKGNGKRDHSKGDITMPLIIDGNIQEENLRRINKSKDWLLEELNKKGDLQVKDISFCSYDQGKMYVDINNK encoded by the coding sequence ATGGAACATTTGGAACTTCTGTTACGGACCATATTTTTGTACCTTGTCATCCTAATAACCTTCAGGCTGATGGGGAAGAGGGAAATTGGTGAACTTAGTGTTCTTGATCTGGTTGTGTTTATAATGCTGGCAGAGATTGCATCAATGGCGATTGAAAATACGGCAGATTCCATCTTTCACTCACTCATTCCAATGCTTGGGCTTGTCGGAATACAAATTGTGTTTGCTTACGTTTCATTAAAAAGCAAGTGGTTTAGGGATTTAATCGATGGCAGGCCAACAATTATTATCAACAAAGGCAATATTGATGAAAAGGCAATGAAAAAACAGCGCTATAATTTTGATGATTTGCTTGTACAACTGAGGGAAAAGGATATCCGAAATATATCAGACGTAGAATTTGCTATACTTGAAACATCCGGAAAGTTGTCCGTTTTTAAAAAAGAGCCAAAAGGAAACGGGAAGCGAGATCATTCAAAGGGTGATATTACAATGCCCCTCATTATTGATGGAAATATTCAGGAAGAAAATCTTAGACGAATTAATAAGTCAAAAGATTGGCTTTTAGAAGAACTTAATAAAAAAGGCGATTTGCAGGTAAAGGATATTTCATTTTGCAGCTATGATCAAGGAAAAATGTATGTCGATATAAATAACAAATAA
- a CDS encoding TIGR04086 family membrane protein, with protein MVKIETRSMGKGILSGLVFIFVFAVFSSLIFSLLLRFTSVREVSLEYIITAMSFIGLFGGGFLSGGKAGQKGWLLGGLTGMIYSLIIFLFQYLGYDKLFDVEQIVYHVCYILIAMMGGILGVNLAGPKRTAA; from the coding sequence ATGGTGAAAATCGAAACAAGGAGCATGGGAAAAGGCATTCTATCCGGGCTGGTGTTCATTTTTGTATTCGCGGTATTCAGCTCACTCATTTTTTCATTATTGTTGAGGTTCACATCTGTTAGGGAAGTATCACTTGAATACATTATTACAGCCATGTCATTTATCGGGTTGTTCGGGGGTGGCTTCCTATCGGGTGGAAAGGCCGGGCAGAAAGGCTGGTTGCTTGGCGGTTTGACCGGAATGATTTATTCACTTATCATTTTTCTATTTCAATATCTCGGCTACGATAAGCTGTTCGACGTCGAGCAAATCGTGTACCATGTCTGCTACATCCTGATTGCCATGATGGGCGGTATCCTCGGCGTCAATTTGGCTGGTCCCAAACGGACAGCAGCTTAA
- the spoVB gene encoding stage V sporulation protein B, with amino-acid sequence MSKFLKGTVILLLAGFITRMLGFINRIAIARFIGEEGVGLYMMAYPTLVLVITITQFGLPVAISKNIAEAEARGEYGKIKKILVVSLATTLTLSAIFTPAMILLAPWLAETLFTDSRTYYPLIAIAPVVPIIAVSSVLRGYFQGRQNMKPSAYSQILEQTFRIALIAVMTKTFLPYGIEFAAAGAMLSAVIGELVSLVYLMTAFKLKKKFRVRKDFFKFVKSGKQSFKELMSVAVPTTGSRLIGSVSWFFEPIVVSHSLGLAGVATALATKQYGALTGFAMPLLLLPSFITYSLATSLVPAISEANSKNNSKLIEHRLQQALRFSILTGGISVAVLYVLADPLMTLMYGSSNGAGFIRLMAPFFLFYYYQGPLQAALQALNLARAAMINSLIGAVIKTAVIFLLASQPAFGINGVALGLMTGTVLVTLLHFATVLKRISFSFYVMEYLKILVVIAVSGYAGFLIYHGFSPDISLLNKVVISTISMAAIYSMLILFLKLIRPQELKRIPWIGGFLSRLTP; translated from the coding sequence ATGTCTAAGTTTTTAAAAGGAACAGTTATCCTGCTTCTCGCAGGATTTATTACTAGAATGCTAGGATTCATCAATCGGATTGCAATTGCCCGTTTCATCGGTGAGGAAGGTGTCGGCCTCTATATGATGGCGTACCCGACATTGGTGCTCGTCATTACGATTACTCAGTTCGGCCTGCCGGTGGCGATTTCAAAAAATATTGCTGAGGCAGAAGCCCGCGGTGAATACGGAAAAATAAAAAAGATTCTTGTTGTTTCCTTAGCTACCACTCTTACTCTATCCGCCATTTTCACACCTGCGATGATTCTGCTCGCACCATGGCTGGCAGAAACGCTGTTCACAGACAGCCGGACGTATTATCCGTTAATTGCCATTGCTCCTGTTGTGCCCATCATCGCGGTTTCTTCCGTTTTGCGCGGTTATTTCCAGGGCAGGCAAAATATGAAGCCTTCCGCTTACTCGCAAATATTGGAGCAAACCTTCAGAATTGCACTTATTGCCGTAATGACAAAAACCTTCCTTCCGTATGGGATTGAATTCGCCGCCGCCGGGGCAATGCTTTCTGCCGTAATTGGTGAGCTTGTTTCTTTAGTCTATCTTATGACCGCATTTAAATTAAAGAAAAAGTTCAGGGTACGAAAGGATTTCTTCAAGTTCGTCAAATCAGGCAAGCAGTCCTTTAAAGAGCTGATGAGTGTCGCAGTCCCAACAACAGGCAGCAGGCTGATCGGGTCTGTCTCCTGGTTCTTTGAGCCGATTGTCGTCTCGCATAGCCTTGGGCTTGCAGGGGTAGCAACGGCCCTCGCAACTAAACAATATGGCGCATTGACCGGCTTCGCGATGCCGCTTCTGTTGCTGCCATCTTTTATTACATATTCACTGGCAACTTCACTTGTCCCGGCAATCAGCGAAGCAAACTCTAAAAACAACAGTAAGCTGATTGAACACCGCCTCCAGCAAGCATTGCGCTTTTCCATTTTAACAGGGGGGATATCAGTTGCTGTTCTTTATGTGCTTGCCGACCCATTAATGACATTGATGTATGGATCCTCAAATGGGGCTGGATTTATCAGGCTGATGGCTCCGTTCTTCTTATTTTATTATTATCAAGGGCCGCTGCAGGCAGCATTGCAGGCTTTGAACCTGGCAAGGGCAGCCATGATTAATAGCCTGATTGGAGCGGTTATCAAAACAGCCGTCATTTTCCTTCTCGCATCACAGCCAGCCTTTGGTATCAATGGTGTCGCACTTGGATTGATGACTGGAACCGTTCTGGTTACACTTCTCCATTTTGCAACTGTCCTCAAACGGATTTCATTTTCTTTTTATGTAATGGAATATTTAAAAATTCTAGTCGTAATTGCCGTTTCAGGCTATGCAGGTTTTCTTATTTACCATGGATTTTCTCCGGATATTTCGTTGCTAAACAAAGTGGTCATTTCCACTATAAGTATGGCAGCCATTTATTCAATGCTCATCCTTTTCCTTAAACTTATCCGGCCGCAGGAGTTAAAACGGATTCCCTGGATTGGAGGCTTTCTTTCAAGGCTGACTCCGTAA
- a CDS encoding post-transcriptional regulator: MEYGHTYDQYRDQLFPVLESKLEEFRLLGNESINEQELWGYLIKKKWKKDNGEKLLHELVQDILSVKVSDFISYATQETYKESPFSMDNQEEWKELLK, translated from the coding sequence ATGGAATACGGGCATACATACGACCAGTACCGGGATCAGCTTTTTCCAGTCCTTGAAAGCAAGCTAGAGGAATTCCGTCTTCTTGGCAATGAATCAATCAACGAACAAGAGCTGTGGGGCTATCTTATTAAGAAGAAATGGAAAAAGGACAACGGGGAAAAGCTTCTCCATGAACTTGTCCAGGACATTTTGTCTGTTAAAGTTAGTGATTTCATCAGCTATGCGACTCAGGAAACATACAAGGAATCCCCGTTTTCCATGGATAATCAGGAAGAATGGAAGGAACTGCTCAAATAA
- the yajC gene encoding preprotein translocase subunit YajC: protein MDGNLIGTLGPLILMFVLFYFLLIRPQQKRQKAVQQMQSDLKKGDRVVTIGGLHGFVDSLDEDKVVILCGDGSRLTYDRAAIRDVSSDSAN from the coding sequence TTGGACGGAAATTTAATTGGTACTTTGGGACCGCTTATTCTTATGTTTGTCCTGTTTTACTTCCTGCTGATCCGCCCGCAGCAAAAGCGTCAGAAGGCAGTCCAGCAGATGCAAAGTGATTTGAAAAAAGGGGACCGTGTTGTAACAATCGGTGGCCTTCATGGCTTTGTCGATTCATTGGATGAGGACAAGGTAGTCATCCTTTGTGGCGATGGCAGCCGTCTTACATACGACCGTGCGGCTATCCGCGATGTTTCATCCGATTCTGCAAACTAA